A genomic window from Struthio camelus isolate bStrCam1 chromosome 2, bStrCam1.hap1, whole genome shotgun sequence includes:
- the FANCD2OS gene encoding FANCD2 opposite strand protein encodes MADGYQLWAPRSPLDESLRWLRGGAARPATAHPFRGPGPQAAAAAAAAAAPGLRGRGVALRRPQAVRLRGLDAVFGRLVTAQPPRWTGALRVSERSAFCRVVSARQRRPCGLRAPQARAAAAMCRQMLRAILLLYAAYKKCAFALQHSR; translated from the coding sequence ATGGCCGACGGTTACCAGCTGTGGGCGCCGCGCTCGCCCCTCGACGAGTCGCTGCGGtggctgcggggcggcgcggcgcggccggctaCGGCGCACCCCTtccgcggccccggccctcaagcggcggcagcggcggcggcggcggcggcgcccgggctgcgcggccgcggggtGGCGCTGCGGCGGCCGCAGGCCGTGAGGCTGCGCGGCCTGGACGCCGTTTTCGGGCGGCTGGTGACGGCGCAGCCGCCGCGTTGGACCGGGGCGCTGCGGGTGTCGGAGCGCTCGGCCTTCTGCCGGGTGGTGagcgcccggcagcggcggccctgcgggctgcgggcgccgcaggcccgcgccgccgccgccatgtgcCGCCAGATGCTGCGCGCCATCCTGCTGCTCTACGCCGCCTACAAGAAGTGCGCCTTCGCCCTGCAGCACTCCCGCTGA